A window from Bacteroidales bacterium encodes these proteins:
- a CDS encoding PIN domain-containing protein: protein MNNLLIDTDVILDFFFDRMPHSEYAAMVLSLCEQNEINGFVTPVICCNVYYLLRQTAPHAKVIGKMRQLLSILDILPMDRNVVMQAIDSGFGDFEDALQNYSALEYGKIDVVITRNVKDYRKSSLGVFTPEHFLKVFEAQRK, encoded by the coding sequence ATGAATAATCTGCTGATCGATACCGATGTGATTCTTGATTTTTTCTTCGATCGTATGCCTCATTCAGAATATGCTGCCATGGTATTATCTCTTTGTGAACAGAATGAAATCAATGGGTTTGTCACTCCGGTTATCTGTTGCAATGTATATTACCTCTTACGGCAAACGGCTCCTCATGCCAAAGTCATTGGAAAAATGCGGCAATTGCTTTCCATTCTTGATATATTGCCCATGGACAGAAATGTAGTAATGCAGGCAATTGATTCCGGATTTGGTGATTTCGAAGATGCTTTGCAGAATTATTCTGCTCTTGAATACGGAAAAATTGATGTCGTAATAACACGGAACGTTAAGGATTACAGAAAAAGTAGCCTGGGTGTTTTTACACCGGAACATTTTTTAAAAGTCTTCGAAGCACAAAGGAAATAA
- a CDS encoding DUF2905 domain-containing protein yields MGSMQQLGKILILAGILLMIAGALLLIPGNKLGWMGHLPGDIRIERENFRFYFPVTTLIIISLILNFVFWVIRKLH; encoded by the coding sequence ATGGGCTCTATGCAGCAACTGGGGAAAATATTGATACTGGCAGGTATTTTATTGATGATAGCCGGTGCTCTTCTTCTGATTCCCGGTAACAAGCTGGGATGGATGGGGCATTTGCCGGGCGACATCCGCATTGAACGGGAAAATTTCCGGTTTTATTTTCCTGTTACAACCTTAATCATTATTTCACTTATCCTTAACTTTGTTTTCTGGGTAATTCGTAAATTGCACTAG
- a CDS encoding transposase produces MVKQLHKRTPQEKEKIILDIRSLGVIAGCRKHGISKSLYYYWVNKYQASGIEGLEDRRGKNMDAHIKRLEKEIRILKELLAKQELESKLKDELLKKKFGLPGKKEK; encoded by the coding sequence ATGGTAAAACAACTTCACAAACGGACACCTCAGGAAAAAGAAAAGATCATACTGGATATCCGGAGCCTTGGGGTTATTGCAGGCTGCCGCAAACACGGCATATCGAAAAGCTTGTATTATTATTGGGTTAACAAGTATCAAGCATCTGGGATCGAAGGATTGGAGGATCGGCGGGGAAAGAACATGGATGCTCATATCAAAAGGTTAGAGAAAGAGATCCGTATATTAAAGGAACTACTTGCAAAACAGGAACTTGAATCGAAACTAAAGGACGAGCTTTTAAAAAAGAAGTTTGGTCTGCCAGGGAAAAAAGAGAAGTAA
- a CDS encoding LysM peptidoglycan-binding domain-containing protein, whose amino-acid sequence MKSPLIRLLFCLLLSVFILPYGIPQEPAVQVQRSRNKVLLKGQVYYLHSVQKGETIYSLCRVYNVSEAELRKENPGLEEGLKEGMVLKIPERGPVQEKPLPGDTSVYVFHIVNKGETLFSLAKFYGITVDLIAEYNPEVKYSALQVNQVLKIPKSILRTAPGMAEKGEGIITGRQLDSTRYIVGQGETLYSLSRRWNTTPSEIILANGGAVWRGLKAGDTILIPLQKREHMPFSGVIVPVTPAVSSDTISFSRASHFYPLPDTCTCDSSYLLPHKGPLSLYLLLPFNIDRGIAEINDTLLSSDPSLAFRSTSETLLKNGWYEYYLGFLLGARQMQKNGYSLKLTAGDLGSVPVITGSMLSRIESAKPDVVISPVADNRIIALDTFCFQQKISLITPVFPNTMADSQSFRFVSFEPSQQTILASWANWFRSKHYSRLVVVHPADSASLRTLVKLRNLLPEQKIMEAVQNDTALANFEPYFAKNDSNVVMILSDREEYAGEVLRNLILLSRNYPVIVLGSPSWNNFASIDAAYFHQLQLHYFTPYLVDYRNPDVREFINRFRNTFGFYPTKMNSRGMHFAMMGYDMACMIIPQAFRYGKSLRECFNPYLKGLQGDFRFYRSSNCAGYSKHSLYLVTYGKDYSVTPVLWE is encoded by the coding sequence ATGAAGTCTCCCCTGATTCGGTTGCTTTTCTGTTTGCTTCTTTCCGTATTTATCCTGCCTTATGGAATTCCACAGGAGCCGGCTGTGCAGGTTCAGCGGTCACGTAACAAGGTTTTGCTGAAGGGGCAGGTCTATTACCTTCATTCCGTGCAGAAAGGGGAAACAATCTATTCCCTTTGCCGGGTTTATAATGTGTCAGAAGCTGAACTCCGTAAGGAGAATCCCGGCCTCGAAGAGGGACTGAAAGAAGGAATGGTTCTTAAAATACCGGAAAGAGGCCCTGTGCAGGAAAAACCTCTCCCGGGTGATACTTCGGTTTATGTTTTTCACATAGTAAACAAAGGGGAAACGCTCTTTTCGCTGGCAAAATTTTATGGGATTACCGTTGATCTGATTGCAGAATATAATCCGGAAGTAAAATACAGTGCACTTCAGGTAAACCAGGTACTTAAAATTCCTAAGAGCATTCTCCGGACAGCTCCCGGAATGGCAGAAAAAGGAGAAGGTATTATTACCGGTCGCCAGCTTGATTCAACACGGTATATCGTCGGCCAGGGAGAAACTCTCTACTCCCTTTCCCGCCGCTGGAACACCACCCCGTCTGAAATCATTCTGGCCAATGGCGGTGCCGTATGGAGGGGGCTGAAAGCCGGCGACACCATTCTTATTCCACTGCAAAAGAGGGAACATATGCCTTTTTCAGGCGTCATTGTACCTGTTACTCCGGCTGTTTCATCTGACACCATTTCTTTTAGCAGAGCATCCCATTTCTACCCTTTACCCGATACCTGCACCTGCGACTCTTCCTATCTTCTGCCGCACAAAGGACCGCTGTCGCTGTACCTCCTCCTTCCGTTTAATATTGACAGGGGCATTGCAGAGATTAATGATACCCTGTTGTCCAGTGATCCCTCATTAGCATTCCGGAGCACATCAGAAACTCTGCTGAAAAACGGGTGGTATGAATACTATCTCGGGTTCCTTCTTGGTGCCCGGCAAATGCAAAAAAACGGGTATTCCCTGAAGCTAACCGCAGGTGACCTGGGCAGTGTGCCTGTAATAACGGGCTCCATGCTCTCCCGGATCGAATCAGCCAAACCCGATGTCGTCATCAGCCCTGTTGCAGACAACCGCATAATTGCCCTTGACACGTTTTGCTTCCAGCAGAAAATATCACTCATAACACCGGTTTTCCCAAACACTATGGCCGACTCCCAATCATTCCGTTTTGTGTCATTTGAGCCTTCTCAACAAACCATTCTTGCTTCCTGGGCAAATTGGTTCAGATCAAAGCATTATTCCCGGCTGGTCGTTGTTCATCCTGCCGACTCAGCCTCATTAAGAACCCTCGTGAAACTGAGAAATCTCCTGCCGGAACAAAAAATAATGGAAGCTGTACAGAATGATACTGCCCTGGCCAATTTTGAACCGTATTTTGCAAAAAATGATTCCAACGTGGTGATGATACTGTCCGACAGGGAGGAATATGCGGGAGAAGTACTCCGGAATCTGATTCTTCTGTCCAGAAATTATCCGGTTATTGTTCTTGGTTCACCTTCCTGGAACAACTTTGCCAGTATTGATGCCGCCTATTTTCATCAGTTGCAACTGCATTATTTCACACCCTATCTGGTCGATTACCGTAATCCGGACGTAAGGGAATTTATTAACCGATTCCGTAATACATTTGGCTTTTATCCGACAAAAATGAACAGCAGAGGCATGCATTTTGCCATGATGGGGTACGATATGGCCTGTATGATTATTCCTCAGGCATTCCGCTACGGGAAATCGTTGCGTGAATGCTTTAATCCATACCTGAAAGGCTTGCAAGGCGACTTTCGTTTTTACCGGAGTTCAAACTGTGCCGGGTATTCCAAGCACTCATTATACCTGGTTACGTATGGGAAAGATTATTCCGTAACCCCGGTTCTGTGGGAATGA
- a CDS encoding phosphoribosylaminoimidazolesuccinocarboxamide synthase: protein MAEALVKTDFQLPRQTAKYVGKVRDVYTIENRYLVMVVTDRISAFDVVLPRGIPYKGQVLNQIASKFLDATADIVPNWKLATPDPMVMVGLLAQPVKVEMVIRGYLTGHAWREYKAGKRTLCGVPLPEGMRENEKFPEPIITPTTKAETGHDLDISREEIIAQGLVSEKDYFLMEEYTYKLFRRGSEMAARKGLILVDTKYEFGKVDDKIILIDEINTPDSSRYFYAEGYEERLRKGEPQKQLSKEFVRQWLIENNFQGKEGQKVPEMTDAFVQQVSDRYIELYENITGEKFVRTDTTGIENRIHRNILDFIKSH, encoded by the coding sequence ATGGCAGAAGCGCTTGTTAAAACAGATTTTCAACTTCCACGCCAGACAGCCAAATACGTTGGTAAAGTTCGCGATGTTTACACCATTGAGAACAGATACCTTGTAATGGTGGTCACTGACCGCATTTCAGCATTCGATGTGGTATTGCCCCGCGGCATTCCGTACAAAGGACAAGTGCTCAACCAGATTGCCTCCAAATTTCTGGATGCAACAGCCGACATTGTGCCAAACTGGAAGCTTGCAACACCCGATCCTATGGTTATGGTCGGTCTTCTGGCCCAACCGGTTAAGGTGGAAATGGTAATCCGCGGATACCTTACCGGCCACGCCTGGCGGGAGTACAAGGCCGGAAAAAGAACCTTATGCGGTGTGCCCCTTCCGGAAGGTATGCGCGAAAATGAAAAATTTCCCGAACCGATTATCACCCCCACTACCAAGGCAGAAACAGGCCACGATCTCGATATTTCAAGGGAAGAAATTATTGCCCAGGGGCTGGTAAGCGAAAAAGATTATTTTCTGATGGAAGAATACACCTATAAGCTCTTCCGCAGAGGATCGGAAATGGCCGCCCGGAAAGGGCTTATCCTGGTGGACACAAAATATGAGTTCGGCAAAGTGGATGATAAAATCATTCTGATTGACGAAATCAATACCCCCGATTCTTCCCGGTATTTTTACGCTGAAGGTTATGAAGAGCGGCTCCGCAAGGGAGAACCTCAGAAACAGCTTTCCAAGGAGTTTGTCCGTCAGTGGCTGATTGAGAACAATTTTCAGGGAAAAGAAGGACAGAAAGTACCGGAAATGACCGATGCCTTTGTTCAGCAGGTCAGTGACCGGTATATTGAGCTCTATGAGAACATTACCGGAGAAAAATTTGTACGAACCGATACCACCGGAATAGAAAATCGCATACACCGTAATATTCTTGATTTTATCAAATCTCACTGA